The DNA sequence TGTCCCCCAACACGCGCTCTTCACCGTGGAATCCGATCCTGTACAGCCCGCCGTTCTCGCAGATGACTGTCCCGTCGGTGCCGACCATCTTACAGAGGATTGTCAGCGAACAGATGGTATTGCCGCTTGCAAAGATGACCGGAATCCCGGCATCAACGAGATGCCGGATGCAGTCGACCGCACGGGTGTTCAGGCGCCGTCGTTCGTCGGTGAGTGTGCCGTCCAGGTCCGTGATGACCGCTTTGGGTTCCCGTTCCACATTCATCGTCAGTACATGTGTCAGGTATCTGATATTTAGATTGGTTTGAGACCGGTCAGATCGACCATGAACGCCGCCTCGCCGTCGGGGAGGCTCGGGCTGTCAACAAGTTTTGCCACCCGTTTGCCTCCCTTGCTCTTTCGCAGGTAGACACGGAACTTGGATGCGTGCCCGACGATGTTGCCGCCGACGGGTTTGGTCGGGTCGCCGAAGAAGACGGCCGGGTTTGACTGGACCTGATTGGTCACGAGGACGACGGCATTATGCTCCTCGGCCAGTTTGGCGAGATCGTACATGTGCTTGTTGAGCTTCTGCTGCCGGACGGAGAGCGTGCCCCGTCCCGAGTACTCCGCACGGAAGTGTGCCGTCAGCGAGTCGACGATGAACAGCCGGACAGGCTTGTCACTCGTCTTCAGTTCCCCGGCAAGCTCACGGGCGCTGTCGACGAGGAGCATCTGGTGGTCCGAGGTGTACCCCTTTGCGACATGGATGTGTTCGAGGATGGTCGCAAACGGCGGGTGCTCGATCTCCGGGGGGAGGCCATGTACCATCTGCTCGATACGCTCGGGCCGGAAGGTGTTCTCCGTGTCGATGTAGATGCACGAGCCGTTCAGACCGCCCTCCTCCTCGGAGAGCTGCACGTTGACCGCCATCTGGTGCGAGATCTGACTCTTTCCCGACCCGAACTCTCCGTAGAACTCGGTGATGGACTTCGTCTCCAGACCGCCGCCCATCAGGTCGTCGAAATCAGGGACGAGCGACTGAAGCTTGCGGACCTCCTTCCGCTCCTCCAGGACCACGGTCCCGGTCTTGAACCCGCCGATATCCGCCATCTTGCGGGCTTCCTTGATCATCTTCTTCGCCGTCGACTCGCCGATCTCCGCCGCTTCGGCGAGATCCGCGTAGGATGCGGTTGCGATCCCCTCGATGGTCGTGTATCCGCCGTCCCGCAGCTTGTCGGCGGTGGTGGGGCCGACACCTGGAAGGTCTTCAATATCTAGTTCCGGCATGCGTATGTACCTCTCATCAATTCAACTGGATAACCATTGCGAAAGTGGCTATAGGTCACTGCGCCGTGCGTCGTGAAAGTAAAAAAGGGAAAAATATTCAGCGGGAGCCGAGACGCCGGAGCCGCTCCTGGAGACCGACTACGTCCGGCGGCACCTCGCTCACCTCGTACGGAAGGATCATATCACCGTCGAGCATGCCCTCCACCACCACCTCCGCACCGGGGAGGAGTGCGGCGTCGCAGCGGTAGCAGGTCGTCCCGTCGTCGATGCACCGGCCTTCCGCCGTGTCGATGACCGTGCCGGTGATGCGGACTTCGACCGGTTCCCCGAGTGCGGATGCCGTATCGGCTGCGGGGTCCCATCCGGTATCATCCTCATCGCTTTCCCCATTTTCCCTGCCGGGCAGTCCGTCACCGGCCCTCTCCACCGCAAGAACGCTCCCCCAGCTGCCGTGCACCTCGAGATCCCCATAGCGGCCGCGTTTGACAATCGCGTTGTAAATGGCAAGCGGGGTGCCCTCGATAAGCTCCGTCTTTGCGTCCTCGCCCCAGAGGACGAGGTGCACCCTTCCGGTGTCCGTTTCCAGTTCCGCGTTGCGGACCCACGAGATGTCACCCTTGCGGGTGGTAAACTCCCGGACGGGGGCGGACGACCTGACGGAACCGGAAAGAGAGACGCAGTCCCCCTCGGTGATCGCATCCGCCTCATCATAACGGGGCATGAACGCCTCGTCGACAGGCACGACGGACCCCGCCCGCCCGAGCGAGTACTCGACGCCCTGGCTCCGATCGTTTCGCCGGACGCCGGTGAACCGGTACGACCTGCCGGGCGCAAGTCCCGCAGCGATGGCGGGGTCCCAGACGACGACGACCGCACACCCGTCATCACCGCCGACGACGACGTTCGTCTTCGTTCCGTCCGTCCCGTCCCGCCGGGTAAAGGTCTGTGTCGGTCCGACGGCCATGATACGGCCTGCGACCGACTCCTCGTCGGGCCCCGACGGGGAGAATCCGCCCGGCTCCCGCCGCGTGGGAATGTCGCATGCCGTCCGCTGCATGTCGAGCGCGAATACCTCGCCGCCCTCCCGCAGTTTGCCGACGATCTCAAGGACCTCACCCACCCGCATGTCCGCGATGGAGAGCGCCTGTTCGTCCCAGAGGACAAGCCAGACTTCCCCGGAAATGTCCCCAAGAAGGACCCTGCCGACCAGTCCCGGCGTCCCGTCCCTGCGCTCGAACTGCCGGGGTTCACGGAGCTCCAGCACCTTCCCGAAGAACGCAATACAGCTCGGTCCCGCCGCAAGATCGGCGATCTTCCGGTGGCTCCGCCCGGCGTTTCGAACGACGATCATGGCGGCCGTCCGCTCCTCGTAGATGCCGCCCGACTCCTCGATGACCCGGAAGACCTCCCGTTCGTACTCCTCCCACGGGATGAGATCATCGACCAGTGAAAAATGCGCCCGCATTGTCTTCACCGGAAAAAGAGGGTTATTTCTGCCATGGGAGTGATTCCATGGTCATCTTCAGGTCGATGATGGTCTCGGCCCGGCGCATGGGCGCTTCCATGCCGCCGTTGACCATGATCTCGGCGCACCGTGGCCGGCTGTTGTACTGGGATGACATGGAGAACCCGTACGCCCCGGTGTCGAGGAGGGCGATGACGTCGCCCGGCGCGACCTCGGGGAGGTCGCGGTCGTGGGCAAGGATGTCGCCGGTCTCGCAGATGGGGCCCGTGACCGTGCAGCGTCCCGCCGGTGCCAGCTCCGCCTTGTTCGCGACGATGACCTCGTGGTACGAGTCGTACATCACCGGGCGGGCGAGGAGATTGAATCCCGCGTCGACGTTCACGAAGGTCTTGTGCGTCGTCTTCACCGAGTTGACGCAGGTGAGAAGCACGGTGGAGTCGCCCATCAGGTTTCTCCCCGGCTCGACCCAGAACGCCGGCTTGATGCCCGCCTTCTCGATACCGTCCAAAAAGACCGGCATGACCGCATCCGCATACTCCTGTGGCGTGGGGGCGGCCTCGGTCGTGTGGTTGTAGGGGATGCCAAGCCCCCCGCCCATGTCGAGGAAGCGGAGGGTGACGCCGAGATCGGTGACCTCCTTTGCCACCTTCACGAGCACCTCGGCCTCCTTGGCAAACGGCGCCACATCGAGGATCTGTGAGCCGATGTGGCAGTGCAGCCCGACCGGCACGATGTTCGAGGCCTCGACGGCGGCACGGTATGCCTCCTTGATCTGCCCCGCGGGGATGCCAAACTTGCTCGTCGCAAGGCCCGTTGCGATCTTCGGGTGCGTCGGCACCTCCATTGCGGGATTCACCCTAAAGGAGCACTCGACGGTGGTGCCCATGGCCCGTGCAATCTCGTTGAGCTGCTTCATCTCGTCGATGGAGTCGAGCGAGACCCGGACGTTCTTCTGGACTGCAAGCTTCAGGTCCTCCGCCGTCTTCGAGCTCCCGTTGAAGAGGAGGTGTTCGGGGCGCATGCCTGCAACGAGGGCGAGATACAGCTCTCCCGCCGAGAAGACGTCAGCGCCCGCCCCCATGTCGGCAAAGACCCTGAGGACGGCAAGGTTCCCGTTTGCCTTTGCCGCATAGAGCATCTGTACCCGGTCGTAGTAGCCGGTGAGCGCCTCCCGGTATGCCATGAAGTTCGCCCGGATGCGCTGTTCGTCGGTCACGTAGAGGGGCGTTCCGTACTTCTTCGCAAGCGCCACGGTGTCGTGGCTCCCGATATGCAGGTGCCCCTCCTTCACCGTCAGGTGCGGCGGCAGGGTCATGGCGCCGTTCATAGGTCCATGCCCCGCATCCGCTCAATCGCCTCTTCGATACGCTCCACCGACCGGGTGATCGCAAAGCGGACATATCCGTCGCCGTAGGTGCCGAACCCGACACCCGGGGTGACGACGATGCCCGCTTCATCGAGCATCTTCGCCGCAAAGGCCATCGAATCGTCGACCTTCATCCAGACATAGAAGGTCGCCTTGGGGGCGGTCACGGAGAAGCCGAGATCAGAGAGTCCCGCAACAAGGGCGTCCCGGCGTTCCCGGTACACATCACACGATTGCGCGATGCAGTCCTGCGGGGAGGTCAGCGCGGTGATCGCCGCCCGCTGTATCGCATCGAAGGCACCGGAGTCGATGTTCGTCTTCACCCGGCCGAGGCCTGCGATGAGATCCGCGCCGCCGCATGCCATGCCGATTCTCCATCCGGTCATATTGTAGGTCTTCGAGAGGGAGTGCATCTCGATGGCGACCTCTTTTGCCCCGTCGGCCTCCAAAAAGGACGGCGCCCGGTAGCCGTCAAAGGAGATCTCCGAGTACGCGTTGTCGTGAATGACGACGATGTCATGCTCGCGGGCGAATTCGACGACTTCATTGAAGAACCCGAGGCCCGCAACCGCACCGGTCGGGTTGTTCGGGTAGTTCAGAAACATCAGCTTCGACCGGGCGAGGACCTCTGCCGGGATCGCCTCGAGGTCGGGCAAAAATCCGTTCTCCGCGGCAAGCGGCATCTCGTGAACCTTTCCTTCCGCAAAGAGCGTGGCGGTCTTGTACACCGGGTAGCCGGGGTCCGGTACGAGGACATAGTCACCGGGGTTGACGAATGCCTCGGGCACATGAGCGATCCCCTCCTTCGACCCGATGAGGGCGAGGATCTCGGTCTTCGGGTCGAGTTCGACGGAGAAGCGCTCCCTGTACCATGCGGCAACGGCCTCCCGGTACGAGAGCATACCGGTGTAATCAGGGTAATGATGCGTTGCCGGGTCGCGGGCTGCCGCCACGAGTGATTCGACGATATGGTCGGGCGTCGGGAGGTCCGGGTCGCCGACTCCGAGGTCGATCACATCGACTCCCTGGGCTCTCTTTGCCGCCTTCATGGCGTCTATTCTGGCAAAAAGATATGGTGGGAGGTTATCAAGGCGTTGTGCGTACATCATCCATTCATATAATGCGGACTTCCGATATAATGTCAACCCACGTGCCACGCACGGCCCCCGGTATATCTCAATAATTTATAGGGACGAAGAACGAATACACGCAGGAGGAAGACGCAATGCTCACCGTACGATATCCCGGAATTCGGGTCGAGGACGGAAATCCGGAGAAGATCTTTGATACTGTCATCCGGGAGGACCGGTTCAAAATCCACCTGAACAATTCCCTCCTGATAGAACA is a window from the Methanovulcanius yangii genome containing:
- the radA gene encoding DNA repair and recombination protein RadA — protein: MPELDIEDLPGVGPTTADKLRDGGYTTIEGIATASYADLAEAAEIGESTAKKMIKEARKMADIGGFKTGTVVLEERKEVRKLQSLVPDFDDLMGGGLETKSITEFYGEFGSGKSQISHQMAVNVQLSEEEGGLNGSCIYIDTENTFRPERIEQMVHGLPPEIEHPPFATILEHIHVAKGYTSDHQMLLVDSARELAGELKTSDKPVRLFIVDSLTAHFRAEYSGRGTLSVRQQKLNKHMYDLAKLAEEHNAVVLVTNQVQSNPAVFFGDPTKPVGGNIVGHASKFRVYLRKSKGGKRVAKLVDSPSLPDGEAAFMVDLTGLKPI
- the lysA gene encoding diaminopimelate decarboxylase gives rise to the protein MTLPPHLTVKEGHLHIGSHDTVALAKKYGTPLYVTDEQRIRANFMAYREALTGYYDRVQMLYAAKANGNLAVLRVFADMGAGADVFSAGELYLALVAGMRPEHLLFNGSSKTAEDLKLAVQKNVRVSLDSIDEMKQLNEIARAMGTTVECSFRVNPAMEVPTHPKIATGLATSKFGIPAGQIKEAYRAAVEASNIVPVGLHCHIGSQILDVAPFAKEAEVLVKVAKEVTDLGVTLRFLDMGGGLGIPYNHTTEAAPTPQEYADAVMPVFLDGIEKAGIKPAFWVEPGRNLMGDSTVLLTCVNSVKTTHKTFVNVDAGFNLLARPVMYDSYHEVIVANKAELAPAGRCTVTGPICETGDILAHDRDLPEVAPGDVIALLDTGAYGFSMSSQYNSRPRCAEIMVNGGMEAPMRRAETIIDLKMTMESLPWQK
- a CDS encoding LL-diaminopimelate aminotransferase, which gives rise to MYAQRLDNLPPYLFARIDAMKAAKRAQGVDVIDLGVGDPDLPTPDHIVESLVAAARDPATHHYPDYTGMLSYREAVAAWYRERFSVELDPKTEILALIGSKEGIAHVPEAFVNPGDYVLVPDPGYPVYKTATLFAEGKVHEMPLAAENGFLPDLEAIPAEVLARSKLMFLNYPNNPTGAVAGLGFFNEVVEFAREHDIVVIHDNAYSEISFDGYRAPSFLEADGAKEVAIEMHSLSKTYNMTGWRIGMACGGADLIAGLGRVKTNIDSGAFDAIQRAAITALTSPQDCIAQSCDVYRERRDALVAGLSDLGFSVTAPKATFYVWMKVDDSMAFAAKMLDEAGIVVTPGVGFGTYGDGYVRFAITRSVERIEEAIERMRGMDL